One stretch of Bos indicus x Bos taurus breed Angus x Brahman F1 hybrid chromosome 22, Bos_hybrid_MaternalHap_v2.0, whole genome shotgun sequence DNA includes these proteins:
- the GPR62 gene encoding G-protein coupled receptor 62 isoform X2, producing MANATGLSAPEVAASMGLILAALVEAAALLGNGALLVVVLRTPGLRDALYLVHLCVVDLLAAASIMPLGLLAAPPPGLGRVRLGPAPCRAARFLSAALLPACTLGVAALGLARYRLIVHPLRPGARPPPTLVLTAVWAAAGLLGALSLLGPPPAPPPAPARCSVLAGGLGPFRPLWALLAFALPALLLLGAYGSIFLVARRAALRPPRPARGSRPRSDSLDSRLSILPPLRPRPPWGKAALAPALAVGQFAACWLPYGCACLAPAAQAAAAEAAVTWIAYSAFAAHPFLYGLLQRPVRRTLGRLARRALPWSPRACTSRAWHPRALLQHLQRPPEGPALGPSEAPDQGRDLTERESLSMSEAT from the coding sequence ATGGCCAACGCCACAGGGCTGAGCGCCCCAGAAGTCGCAGCCTCGATGGGGTTGATCCTGGCGGCTCTCGTGGAGGCGGCGGCACTGCTAGGCAACGGCGCGCTGCTGGTGGTGGTGTTGCGGACGCCGGGACTGCGCGACGCTCTCTACCTCGTGCACCTGTGCGTCGTGGACCTGCTGGCGGCCGCCTCCATCATGCCGCTGGGCCTGCTGGCCGCTCCGCCGCCGGGGCTGGGCCGCGTGCGCCTGGGCCCCGCACCCTGCCGCGCGGCGCGCTTCCTCTCGGCGGCGCTGCTGCCGGCCTGCACGCTCGGCGTGGCGGCGCTCGGCCTGGCGCGCTACCGCCTTATAGTTCATCCGCTGCGGCCCGGCGCGCGACCTCCGCCCACCCTAGTGCTCACCGCCGTGTGGGCGGCCGCCGGGCTGCTGGGCGCGCTGTCCTTGCTCGGGCCGCCGCCCGCACCGCCCCCGGCCCCGGCTCGCTGCTCGGTCCTGGCGGGAGGCCTCGGGCCCTTCCGGCCGCTCTGGGCGCTGCTGGCCTTCGCGCTACCCGCCCTCCTGCTGCTCGGCGCCTACGGCAGCATCTTCCTCGTGGCGCGCCGGGCCGCCCTGCGGCCCCCACGACCCGCACGCGGGTCCCGGCCGCGCTCCGACTCTCTGGATAGTCGCCTCTCCATCTTGCCGCCCCTCCGGCCTCGCCCGCCCTGGGGCAAAGCAGCCCTGGCTCCGGCGCTGGCCGTGGGCCAGTTCGCAGCCTGCTGGCTGCCTTACGGCTGTGCGTGCTTGGCGCCTGCTGCACAGGCCGCAGCGGCCGAGGCGGCCGTCACCTGGATAGCCTACTCGGCCTTCGCGGCTCACCCCTTCCTGTACGGCCTGCTGCAGCGCCCTGTACGCCGGACGCTGGGCCGCCTTGCCCGCCGAGCGCTGCCGTGGTCCCCCCGAGCCTGCACTTCGCGGGCCTGGCACCCGCGGGCCCTCCTGCAGCACCTCCAGAGACCTCCAGAGGGCCCTGCCCTTGGCCCTTCTGAGGCACCTGATCAAGGCCGGGATTTGACAGAAAGGGAAAGCCTGAGCATGTCAGAGGCCACGTGA
- the RRP9 gene encoding U3 small nucleolar RNA-interacting protein 2 isoform X1: MGPFSLVSHIFFQFSVCVVTGHEGWQGWRWSSGREGSEEAESQWPEEWAEPPQTQPAPAHSLALRRTEEEEEEELEETAQEKKLRLAKVYLEQLRQQEEEKAEAREFEEDQVAGRLKEDVLEQRGRLQKSVAKEIQAPDPADIRILRGHQLSITCLVVTPDDLAIFSAAKDCIIIKWSVESGRKLHVIPRAKKGTEGQPPGHSTHVLCMAISSDGKYLASGDRSKLILIWEAQSCQHLYTFTGHRDAVSGLAFRRGTHQLYSTSHDRSVKVWNVAENSYVETLFGHQDAVAALDALSRECCVTAGGRDGTVRVWKIPEESQLVFYGHQGSIDSIQLINEEHMVSGADDGSVALWGLSKKRPLALQREAHGLRGEPGLEQPFWVSSVAALLNTDLVATGSHNNSVRLWQCGEGFRQLDLLYDIPLVGFVNSLKFSSAGDFLVAGVGQEHRLGRWWRIKEARNSVCIIPLRRAPRPPAAGS; encoded by the exons ATGGGCCCTTTCAGTTTGGTAAGTCAcatcttttttcagttttctgtgtgtgtggtcACTGGCCATGAGGGCTGGCAGGGATGGAGGTGGTCAAGTGGCAGGGAAGGCAGTGAGGAGGCAGAGTCCCAGTGGCCAGAGGAGTGGGCCGAACCTCCTCAAACCCAGCCCGCTCCTGCCCACAGTCTAGCTCTCAGGAggactgaggaggaggaggaagaggagctggaggagaccGCACAGGAGAAGAAGCTGCGCTTGGCCAAGGTCTACCTGGAGCAGCTCAGGCAGCAAG aggaggagaaggctgAGGCCCGCGAATTTGAGGAGGACCAGGTGGCAGGGAGGCTGAAGGAGGATGTG CTCGAGCAGAGGGGCAGGCTGCAGAAGTCAGTGGCAAAGGAG ATCCAGGCCCCAGACCCGGCTGACATTCGAATCCTACGTGGCCACCAGCTGTCTATCACGTGTTTGGTTGTCACCCCTGATGACCTGGCCATCTTTTCTGCTGCCAAAGACTGCATCATTATTAAGT GGAGCGTGGAGAGTGGACGGAAACTTCATGTGATCCCTCGAGCCAAGAAGGGCACCGAGGGGCAACCCCCCGGCCACAgcacccatgtcctctgcatggCCATCTCTTCCGATGGCAAGTACTTG GCTTCAGGCGACCGCAGCAAGCTCATTCTCATTTGGGAGGCCCAGAGCTGCCAGCACCTGTACACCTTCACGGGACACCGGGACGCTGTGTCG GGGCTGGCGTTCCGCAGAGGCACCCACCAGCTCTACAGCACATCCCACGACCGCTCTGTGAAGGTGTGGAATGTGGCAGAGAACTCCTATGTGGAGACGCT CTTCGGGCACCAGGACGCTGTGGCCGCACTGGATGCTCTGAGCAGGGAGTGCTGTGTGACCGCCGGGGGCCGGGATGGGACCGTGCGTGTGTGGAAGATCCCCGAGGAGTCCCAGCTTGTCTTCTATGGCCACCA GGGCTCCATCGACAGCATCCAGCTCATCAACGAGGAGCACATGGTGTCAGGTGCAGACGACGG TTCCGTGGCCCTGTGGGGCCTCTCCAAGAAGCGGCCACTTGCCCTGCAGCGTGAGGCCCATGGGCTTCGGGGGGAGCCGGGCTTGGAGCAGCCCTTCTGGGTGTCGTCAGTCGCAGCCCTGCTCAACACAGACCTTGTGGCCACAG GCTCCCACAACAATTCTGTGCGGCTCTGGCAATGTGGAGAGGGCTTCCGGCAGCTTGACCTTCTCTATGACATCCCCCTG GTGGGCTTTGTCAATAGCCTCAAGTTTTCCAGTgctggggacttcctggtggctggggtggggcaggagcaCAG GCTTGGCCGGTGGTGGCGGATCAAAGAGGCCCGGAACTCTGTCTGCATCATCCCTCTCCGCAGGGCCCCCAGGCCCCCGGCTGCTGGCTCCTGA
- the PARP3 gene encoding LOW QUALITY PROTEIN: poly [ADP-ribose] polymerase 3 (The sequence of the model RefSeq protein was modified relative to this genomic sequence to represent the inferred CDS: inserted 1 base in 1 codon; substituted 1 base at 1 genomic stop codon) — PWGARASLPSLYPLWPRVHEDYNCTLNQTNIERNNKFYIIQLLKDADCFFCWTYWGRVGEVGQSKLSRFKSLEDAKKSFEKKFRDKTKNSWAERDHFVAQPGKYTLTEVQREDEAQEVVEKVDGGPVKAVVQRVRPCSLDAATQKLITNIFSKDVFQNAMALMNLDVKKMPLGKLSKQQIAXGFEALEEVEAALKAPADSGRSLEELSSHFYTIIPHNFGRSRPPPINSPELLQAKKDMLLVLADIELAQTLQAAPEETKKVEEVPHPLDRDYQLLKCQLQLLGPETPEYKVVHAYLKQTSNSDRPPALQHVXKVDREGEGDRFQVHAKLGNRKLLWHGTNVAVVAAILTSGLRIMPHSGGRVGNGIYFSSENHKSAGCVIGISCGAHHIGYMFLGEVALGREYHITVDEPRLKQPPSGFDSVIARGHTEPDPTRDTELELDGQRVVVPQGQPVLCPDFRSCNFSQSEYLIYQESQRCLRYLLEIHL, encoded by the exons CCCTGGGGTGCCCGAGCCAGCCTGCCCTCCCTGTACCCGCTCTGGCCACGGGTGCATGAAGACTACAACTGCACCCTGAACCAAACCAACATTGAGAGAAACAACAAGTTCTACATCATCCAGCTGCTGAAAGATGCTGACTGCTTCTTCTGCTGGACCTACTGGGGACGCGTG GGAGAGGTGGGCCAGTCAAAGCTCAGCCGCTTCAAGTCACTGGAGGATGCAAAGAAGAGTTTTGAGAAGAAATTTCGGGACAAGACCAAGAACAGCTGGGCAGAGCGGGACCACTTTGTGGCCCAGCCCGGCAAGTATACACTTACCGAGGTGCAGAGAGAGGACGAGGCCCAGGAAGTCGTGGAGAAG GTGGACGGAGGCCCAGTGAAGGCTGTGGTTCAGCGGGTGCGGCCCTGCTCCTTGGACGCAGCTACGCAGAAGCTCATCACCAACATCTTCAGCAAGGACGTGTTCCAGAACGCCATGGCCCTCATGAACCTGG ATGTGAAGAAGATGCCACTAGGGAAGTTGAGCAAGCAGCAGATCG CGGGTTTCGAGGCCTTGGAGGAAGTGGAGGCGGCCTTGAAAGCCCCCGCAGACAGTGGGCGCAGCCTGGAGGAGCTGTCCTCCCACTTCTACACCATCATTCCCCACAACTTCGGCCGCAGCCGGCCCCCACCCATCAACTCCCCTGAGCTTCTGCAGGCCAAGAAGGACATGTTGCTG GTCCTGGCGGACATCGAGCTGGCCCAGACCCTGCAGGCCGCCCCCGAGGAGACAAAGAAAGTGGAGGAAGTGCCACACCCACTGGACCGAGATTACCAGCTCCTCAAGTGCCAGCTCCAGCTGTTGGGCCCAGAGACCCCTGAGTACAAG GTGGTACATGCCTACTTAAAACAGACTAGCAACAGCGACAGGCCCCCTGCTCTTCAACATGTTTAGAAGGTGGACCGAGAAGGGGAG GGAGATCGGTTCCAGGTCCATGCCAAGCTGGGCAATCGGAAGCTACTGTGGCATGGCACCAACGTGGCCGTGGTGGCCGCCATCCTCACCAGTGGGCTCCGCATTATGCCACATTCTGGAGGCCGGGTCGGCAATGGCATCTACTTCTCCTCAGAGAACCACAAGTCGGCTGGCTGTG TTATTGGCATATCCTGCGGGGCCCATCACATTGGCTACATGTTCCTGGGTGAGGTGGCACTGGGCAGAGAGTACCACATCACCGTCGACGAGCCCAGATTGAAGCAGCCACCCTCTGGCTTCGACAGTGTCATTGCTCGTGGCCACACAGAGCCTG ATCCAACCCGGGACACCGAGCTGGAGCTAGATGGCCAGCGAGTAGTGGTGCCCCAGGGCCAGCCCGTGCTCTGCCCAGATTTCAGAAGCTGCAACTTTTCCCAGAGCGAATATCTCATCTACCAGGAGAGCCAGCGCTGCCTGCGCTACCTGCTAGAGATTCACCTCTGA
- the GPR62 gene encoding G-protein coupled receptor 62 isoform X1, with the protein MSARASEPAPGQPVSTGRSLSARMANATGLSAPEVAASMGLILAALVEAAALLGNGALLVVVLRTPGLRDALYLVHLCVVDLLAAASIMPLGLLAAPPPGLGRVRLGPAPCRAARFLSAALLPACTLGVAALGLARYRLIVHPLRPGARPPPTLVLTAVWAAAGLLGALSLLGPPPAPPPAPARCSVLAGGLGPFRPLWALLAFALPALLLLGAYGSIFLVARRAALRPPRPARGSRPRSDSLDSRLSILPPLRPRPPWGKAALAPALAVGQFAACWLPYGCACLAPAAQAAAAEAAVTWIAYSAFAAHPFLYGLLQRPVRRTLGRLARRALPWSPRACTSRAWHPRALLQHLQRPPEGPALGPSEAPDQGRDLTERESLSMSEAT; encoded by the exons ATGTCAGCCCGGGCATCTGAGCCAGCGCCTGGGCAGCCTGTGAG caCAGGGCGAAGCCTAAGCGCTCGGATGGCCAACGCCACAGGGCTGAGCGCCCCAGAAGTCGCAGCCTCGATGGGGTTGATCCTGGCGGCTCTCGTGGAGGCGGCGGCACTGCTAGGCAACGGCGCGCTGCTGGTGGTGGTGTTGCGGACGCCGGGACTGCGCGACGCTCTCTACCTCGTGCACCTGTGCGTCGTGGACCTGCTGGCGGCCGCCTCCATCATGCCGCTGGGCCTGCTGGCCGCTCCGCCGCCGGGGCTGGGCCGCGTGCGCCTGGGCCCCGCACCCTGCCGCGCGGCGCGCTTCCTCTCGGCGGCGCTGCTGCCGGCCTGCACGCTCGGCGTGGCGGCGCTCGGCCTGGCGCGCTACCGCCTTATAGTTCATCCGCTGCGGCCCGGCGCGCGACCTCCGCCCACCCTAGTGCTCACCGCCGTGTGGGCGGCCGCCGGGCTGCTGGGCGCGCTGTCCTTGCTCGGGCCGCCGCCCGCACCGCCCCCGGCCCCGGCTCGCTGCTCGGTCCTGGCGGGAGGCCTCGGGCCCTTCCGGCCGCTCTGGGCGCTGCTGGCCTTCGCGCTACCCGCCCTCCTGCTGCTCGGCGCCTACGGCAGCATCTTCCTCGTGGCGCGCCGGGCCGCCCTGCGGCCCCCACGACCCGCACGCGGGTCCCGGCCGCGCTCCGACTCTCTGGATAGTCGCCTCTCCATCTTGCCGCCCCTCCGGCCTCGCCCGCCCTGGGGCAAAGCAGCCCTGGCTCCGGCGCTGGCCGTGGGCCAGTTCGCAGCCTGCTGGCTGCCTTACGGCTGTGCGTGCTTGGCGCCTGCTGCACAGGCCGCAGCGGCCGAGGCGGCCGTCACCTGGATAGCCTACTCGGCCTTCGCGGCTCACCCCTTCCTGTACGGCCTGCTGCAGCGCCCTGTACGCCGGACGCTGGGCCGCCTTGCCCGCCGAGCGCTGCCGTGGTCCCCCCGAGCCTGCACTTCGCGGGCCTGGCACCCGCGGGCCCTCCTGCAGCACCTCCAGAGACCTCCAGAGGGCCCTGCCCTTGGCCCTTCTGAGGCACCTGATCAAGGCCGGGATTTGACAGAAAGGGAAAGCCTGAGCATGTCAGAGGCCACGTGA
- the RRP9 gene encoding U3 small nucleolar RNA-interacting protein 2 isoform X2 — MSATRAARKRGKPASGAGAGAEAFKRRRKGDSSGDKVKSKGGGKMNEEISSDSESESLALRRTEEEEEEELEETAQEKKLRLAKVYLEQLRQQEEEKAEAREFEEDQVAGRLKEDVLEQRGRLQKSVAKEIQAPDPADIRILRGHQLSITCLVVTPDDLAIFSAAKDCIIIKWSVESGRKLHVIPRAKKGTEGQPPGHSTHVLCMAISSDGKYLASGDRSKLILIWEAQSCQHLYTFTGHRDAVSGLAFRRGTHQLYSTSHDRSVKVWNVAENSYVETLFGHQDAVAALDALSRECCVTAGGRDGTVRVWKIPEESQLVFYGHQGSIDSIQLINEEHMVSGADDGSVALWGLSKKRPLALQREAHGLRGEPGLEQPFWVSSVAALLNTDLVATGSHNNSVRLWQCGEGFRQLDLLYDIPLVGFVNSLKFSSAGDFLVAGVGQEHRLGRWWRIKEARNSVCIIPLRRAPRPPAAGS, encoded by the exons ATGTCGGCGACACGGGCGGCTCGTAAGAGGGGAAAGCCGGCCTCAGGGGCCGGGGCTGGTGCGGAGGCCTTCAAGCGGCGGCGAAAG GGCGACTCCTCTGGGGACAAAGTCAAGTCCAAGGGTGGCGGCAAGATGAATGAGGAGATCTCGAGCGACTCGGAGAGTGAGAG TCTAGCTCTCAGGAggactgaggaggaggaggaagaggagctggaggagaccGCACAGGAGAAGAAGCTGCGCTTGGCCAAGGTCTACCTGGAGCAGCTCAGGCAGCAAG aggaggagaaggctgAGGCCCGCGAATTTGAGGAGGACCAGGTGGCAGGGAGGCTGAAGGAGGATGTG CTCGAGCAGAGGGGCAGGCTGCAGAAGTCAGTGGCAAAGGAG ATCCAGGCCCCAGACCCGGCTGACATTCGAATCCTACGTGGCCACCAGCTGTCTATCACGTGTTTGGTTGTCACCCCTGATGACCTGGCCATCTTTTCTGCTGCCAAAGACTGCATCATTATTAAGT GGAGCGTGGAGAGTGGACGGAAACTTCATGTGATCCCTCGAGCCAAGAAGGGCACCGAGGGGCAACCCCCCGGCCACAgcacccatgtcctctgcatggCCATCTCTTCCGATGGCAAGTACTTG GCTTCAGGCGACCGCAGCAAGCTCATTCTCATTTGGGAGGCCCAGAGCTGCCAGCACCTGTACACCTTCACGGGACACCGGGACGCTGTGTCG GGGCTGGCGTTCCGCAGAGGCACCCACCAGCTCTACAGCACATCCCACGACCGCTCTGTGAAGGTGTGGAATGTGGCAGAGAACTCCTATGTGGAGACGCT CTTCGGGCACCAGGACGCTGTGGCCGCACTGGATGCTCTGAGCAGGGAGTGCTGTGTGACCGCCGGGGGCCGGGATGGGACCGTGCGTGTGTGGAAGATCCCCGAGGAGTCCCAGCTTGTCTTCTATGGCCACCA GGGCTCCATCGACAGCATCCAGCTCATCAACGAGGAGCACATGGTGTCAGGTGCAGACGACGG TTCCGTGGCCCTGTGGGGCCTCTCCAAGAAGCGGCCACTTGCCCTGCAGCGTGAGGCCCATGGGCTTCGGGGGGAGCCGGGCTTGGAGCAGCCCTTCTGGGTGTCGTCAGTCGCAGCCCTGCTCAACACAGACCTTGTGGCCACAG GCTCCCACAACAATTCTGTGCGGCTCTGGCAATGTGGAGAGGGCTTCCGGCAGCTTGACCTTCTCTATGACATCCCCCTG GTGGGCTTTGTCAATAGCCTCAAGTTTTCCAGTgctggggacttcctggtggctggggtggggcaggagcaCAG GCTTGGCCGGTGGTGGCGGATCAAAGAGGCCCGGAACTCTGTCTGCATCATCCCTCTCCGCAGGGCCCCCAGGCCCCCGGCTGCTGGCTCCTGA